The following proteins are encoded in a genomic region of Cryptococcus gattii WM276 chromosome I, complete sequence:
- a CDS encoding metallochaperone, putative (Similar to TIGR gene model, INSD accession AAW45197.1): MPHPDLSIPLLPDAEHDLPLPHPHHPQYTWPEAGPSSPRSTPSASTVSVSSAGFLGNVDAEYAYTTRYPSEIGDGRERGRGRERQASGQEQRRRADGERDTDLSKVGIFGAKAIAAMTGAMATSLLMTPFDVLKTRLQTVPPHLHPSFVPASGPIPPSAPIAINSPSAAAAAAEAADCCQTTYSGGGAGVGAGTSIKPQHPLVCTHSASLSISSKPSRGRGIDVSALRPSPSPPANANSNINPNANANANALRPPSGCLNPSKWAGIWGEPIPSGIPGGGGGGGVLVLREGSGVALGGSSNIGVGGLLSSMKSSTSGAVSAGIGIGNTSTGGFWKEVAAVRAESGIRGLWKGVGTAITMGIPSSAIYMLGYEHLSTIISPYFLDSSGPVYTTTTTTTTTAPTSTSTSSLTEPESFGDSIEFESLSTPPSSSATTTATRTLTASLTPAPLIAGSLARTLSATVISPIEMFRTRLQALPIPGKPSPTYTSVTKDMYRLVQSKGPLILYRGLGPTLWRDVPFSGIYWASFELLKTSLTSPDSPLPFSPLSTTLGLGPIPISFMSGFVSGTFAALLTQPFDVLKTRRQVFNPTPGCVSDRQGAGMGIGMRMRMGVGTVSLVRHVVKTEGWAALYAGTSARCGKVAPACGLMIACYEGVGRLLGGE, encoded by the exons ATGCCGCATCCAGACTTGTCGATCCCCCTTTTACCCGACGCGGAACACGATCTTCCCCTCCCACACCCCCACCACCCGCAGTATACCTGGCCAGAAGCAGGGCCCAGTAGTCCGAGAAGTACACCCTCCGCATCCACCGTATCCGTATCCAGTGCTGGGTTTTTGGGAAATGTAGATGCCGAGTATGCGTATACCACCCGGTATCCCAGCGAAATAGGCGATGGCAgggagagggggaggggaCGAGAGAGGCAGGCAAGTGGGCAAGAGCAACGGAGGCGAGCGGATGGGGAGCGGG ATACAGATTTATCAAAGGTGGGGATATTTGGGGCGAAGGCGATAGCAGCGATGACGGGCGCCATGGCAACTTCCTTACTCA TGACACCGTTCGACGTTCTCAAGACTCGGCTTCAAACTGTCCCGCCGCATTTACACCCATCGTTCGTTCCTGCTTCGGGCCCTATACCCCCGTCTGCTCCTATCGCTATAAACAGTCCTAGCGCGGCTGCGGCTGCAGCTGAAGCTGCAGATTGCTGCCAAACAACATACTCGGGAGGTGGAGCGGGAGTGGGAGCGGGCACGAGTATAAAACCCCAACATCCTCTCGTCTGCACCCACTCGGCATCCCTCTCTATCTCTTCAAAACCCAGTCGCGGTCGCGGGATCGACGTTTCCGCCCTCCGTCCTTCTCCGTCCCCTCCAGCAAACGCAAATTCCAACATAAACCCCAACGCCAACGCAAACGCAAACGCGCTCCGTCCCCCGAGCGGATGTTTGAACCCCTCTAAATGGGCGGGTATATGGGGCGAACCCATCCCATCTGGTATCCCAGGAGGCGGAGGCGGAGGCGGAGTGTTGGTTCTCCGAGAAGGATCGGGAGTCGCTCTCGGTGGATCATCTAATATCGGGGTAGGCGGCTTGTTGAGCTCGATGAAAAGTTCGACATCGGGCGCCGTTTCTGCAGGAATAGGAATAGGAAACACAAGTACAGGAGGGTTTTGGAAAGAGGTGGCTGCTGTGAGAGCGGAGAGCGGGATACGAGGGTTATGGAAAGGTGTTGGAACTGCCAT AACGATGGGTATACCGTCCTCGGCAATATATATGCTCGGTTACGAACATTTATCGACCATCATCTCACCTTATTTCCTCGATTCTTCCGGGCCTGTCTacaccaccaccaccaccaccaccaccaccgcGCCAACGTCGACGTCTACGTCTTCTCTAACAGAACCTGAATCGTTTGGCGATTCCATAGAATTCGAATCTCTCTCTACAccaccatcctcatcaGCAACGACAACAGCGACAAGGACATTGACGGCAAGTCTGACACCCGCGCCGCTCATTGCGGGTAGTCTTGCCCGCACGTTATCTGCCACCGTCATCAGTCCCATTGAAATGTTCCGCACCCGTCTTCAAGCGCTTCCTATCC CCGGAAAACCTTCCCCTACTTACACATCCGTCACCAAAGACATGTACCGCCTCGTCCAATCCAAAGGCCCTCTCATCCTCTACCGCGGCCTCGGCCCTACCCTCTGGCGGGACGTCCCATTCTCCGGTATATACTGGGCCTCATTCGAACTCTTGAAAACATCCCTCACCTCTCCCGATTCACCTCTCCCCTTCTCCCCGTTATCCACCACCCTCGGTCTCGGACCGATCCCAATCTCGTTCATGTCGGGCTTTGTTTCCGGCACGTTTGCGGCGCTCTTGACGCAGCCGTTTGACGTGCTCAAAACGAGGCGACAAGTGTTCAACCCCACCCCGGGCTGTGTGTCGGACAGACAAGGCGCGGGGATGGGGATCgggatgaggatgaggatgggGGTGGGCACGGTGAGTTTGGTGAGGCATGTGGTCAAGACGGAGGGTTGGGCAGCGTTGTATGCAGGAACGAGCGCGAGGTGTGGGAAAGTGGCGCCGGCGTGTGGGCTGATGATTGCGTGTTATGAAGGGGTGGGCAGGTTGTTGGGT
- a CDS encoding uncharacterized protein (Similar to SGTC gene model, INSD accession EAL18643.1), protein MPYSLRSRTHSPLAELPIDRYIPAKRASTSPTPRGSKRHQPYASTSSSSSVASSSKDGHPQRFGEDGDSTKSPIKKRTRTVTPGVKQVLDRDDLGVGKSPARRLFATCIAESSSHSTLGGISGAVLTLPFNAEIRATQGQIAIQNQTSIQYEDGNGDKEDIHDPGFVIHPDAEGRPHARSNSRSASPFVSSTLSELALDNQENIPPPLLPSTSSTCSTASIPRTPHSRRSGGCTSTTSSSHRVDSYLYLSPSSSSHSHHSHWSPYSPHSSHSHGHTPGSRRREQSKLVNELLLVRGEDVPGATSSKTRTRTQVESRSRTKREKEVLVPDELTPGRRTTRGMVRRGKDLLAEEVDSV, encoded by the exons ATGCCATACTCGCTCCGCTCACGCACACATTCTCCACTGGCAGAGCTTCCGATCGATAGATACATCCCTGCCAAACGCGCGTCTACCAGTCCTACGCCGAGGGGTTCCAAGCGACATCAGCCGTACGCTTCTACGTCTTCGTCTTCGTCCGTCGCATCGTCTAGCAAGGACGGCCACCCCCAGCGGTTTGGGGAGGATGGTGATTCGACGAAAAGCCCGATCAAGAAACGGACAAGAACGGTGACGCCGGGGGTGAAGCAAGTGCTTGATCGAGATGATCTCGGTGTGGGGAAATCACCTGCGAGGCGGTTGTTTGCTACTTGCATCGCTGAATCCAGCTCACATTCGACTCT TGGTGGAATATCAGGCGCGGTCTTGACTCTGCCGTTCAACGCAGAGATTCGCGCCACCCAAGGTCAAATAGCAATACAAAACCAAACATCCATTCAGTATGAAGATGGGAATGGGGATAAGGAGGATATCCACGACCCGGGATTTGTCATCCACCCGGATGCGGAAGGGAGACCACATGCCCGTTCTAATTCTCGCTCGGCATCTCCTTTTGTTTCCAGCACGCTATCTGAACTAGCCCTCGATAACCAAGAAAACATCCCACCGCCTCTCCTCCCGTCCACATCATCTACGTGCTCAACCGCGTCGATACCCCGTACACCACATTCGCGGCGGTCGGGTGGATGTACATCGACGACGTCGTCGTCGCACCGCGTCGATTCATACCTCTACCTCTCCCCGTCCTCGTCTTCCCACTCGCACCACTCGCATTGGTCTCCGTATTCTCCACACAGCTCGCATTCGCATGGGCATACACCAGGGAGCAGGAGGAGAGAACAGAGTAAACTGGTGAATGAACTGTTACTTGTTCGTGGCGAAGACGTCCCCGGGGCGACAAGTAGCAAGACAAGAACAAGGACGCAGGTGGAAAGTCGATCACGGACCaagagggagaaggaggtgCTTGTGCCGGACGAACTGACACCGGGGAGGCGGACGACACGGGGGATGGTGCGAAGAGGAAAAGATCTGCTGGCGGAAGAGGTGGATAGTGTTTAA
- a CDS encoding F-box/WD-repeat protein 7, putative (Similar to TIGR gene model, INSD accession AAW45198.1) gives MAPPATRYTPSSPPPDLPPELGVPLSPPATSPPPPPGEMLSPPARMGIGVHPPTPAPSPDPHRNACRSDQAHLEQPIYTLPTPQSILAHYTALPPLLRSKFLSLLIPHLTLHEALSLSRKIEPLLRRDFLRELPWEVALHVLSFAISRYWNTLLQDETTWRDFLLARHRIGISLSHRNDQPQSRITFRDAGGITGEEEAKGWDVGSSGLGPPADPNATNNTNTKWGTLRRRENTLGIGTGNQACCIKRVTPFGLEKRVLNLSSGLTGLPPQSHPYPSTPSTPSAPSAAADAPPPRPPPLYSYKTRVKLAYLTETNWLTAGVLLAKHLSADDSVVTTLSFDESWIVVGMANSKIHVFSAVNGAWKRSLEGRAGHTQGVWAMVLVSPMVNSMQTQGKGRERRGPGYGAQASASASPNGWFGFNLPFTHPHHETPSPTPAPAQAYTQDEHEQSGKPAEEDETETEGGNLCGSVRGWQGLKTSLVVSGGCDKQVKVWDLETGQCIHSLPGHTSTIRCIKVLPHRPIAVSGSRDYTLRVWDIQRGKCLHTLRGHTKSVRCVEVWGNMAVSGSYDNTAKLWNLDTGECLQTFTGHYSQIYSIAFNGSLVITGSLDSTVRVWSPTTGECLALLQGHTALVGQLQLSGTTLVTGGSDGRVILFDLSSMSCIHRLCAHDNSVTCLQFDKRFIVSGGNDGRVKLWDVKTGEFVRELTKPCDAVWRTSFRGERIVVLCQREGRTCLEIVSFRPGEGERRATGR, from the exons ATGGCCCCCCCCGCCACCCGCTACACGCCGTCGTCCCCCCCGCCGGACCTGCCGCCCGAGCTGGGTGTCCCCCTCTCCCCCCCCGCGACCTCGCCCCCGCCCCCGCCTGGCGAGATGCTCTCCCCCCCCGCCAGGATGGGGATAGGCGTCCACCCCCCCACGCCAGCGCCCAGCCCCGACCCGCACAGAAATGCATGCCGCAGCGATCAGGCACATCTCGAGCAGCCCATCTACACACTCCCCACGCCACAGTCCATCCTCGCACACTACACCGCCCTCCCCCCCCTCCTCCGCTCCAAGTTCCTCAGCCTCCTCATCCCCCACCTCACGCTCCACGAAGCGCTCTCCCTGTCCCGCAAGATTGAGCCGCTGTTGCGGAGAGACTTTCTGCGCGAGCTGCCGTGGGAAGTCGCGCTGCATGTGCTGAGCTTTGCAA TCTCGCGGTACTGGAACACGCTACTACAAGACGAAACCACATGGCGCGACTTTTTACTGGCGAGACATCGGATTGGAATCTCGCTCTCTCATCGGAACGACCAGCCGCAGAGCCGGATAACGTTTAGAGACGCGGGAGGAATCACcggggaggaggaggccAAGGGATGGGACGTGGGATCGTCCGGATTAGGACCACCTGCTGATCCCAACGCTACCAACAACACCAACACCAAGTGGGGAACATTGAGACGTCGCGAAAACACGTTGGGAATTGGAACGGGCAACCAAGCATGCTGTATCAAGCGCGTCACACCGTTCGGTCTTGAAAAACGAGTTCTCAACCTCTCCAGCGGTCTCACCGGTCTCCCTCCGCAATCCCATCCCTACCCCTCCACGCCCTCCACCCCCTCCGCCCCCTCCGCCGCCGCCGACGCCCCACCCCCACGCCCGCCCCCTCTGTACTCTTACAAAACCCGCGTCAAACTCGCCTACCTCACCGAAACAAACTGGCTCACCGCCGGCGTCCTCCTCGCCAAACACCTCTCCGCCGACGACTCGGTCGTCACCACCTTGAGCTTTGACGAATCTTGGATAGTGGTAGGTATGGCGAATAGCAAGATACATGTGTTTAGCGCGGTGAATGGCGCCTGGAAGAGGAGTCTGGAGGGGAGGGCGGGGCATACCCAAGGTGTCTGGGCAATGGTGCTTGTTTCGCCCATGGTAAATTCAATGCAAACGCAGGGCAAGGGGCGGGAGCGGAGGGGGCCGGGGTATGGTGCCCAAGCTTCAGCTTCAGCATCGCCAAACGGTTGGTTCGGCTTCAACTTGCCTTTCACCCATCCACACCATGAAACCCCATCCCCCACCCCAGCCCCAGCCCAAGCATATACGCAGGACGAGCACGAGCAAAGCGGTAAACCCGCAGAGGAAGACGAAACCGAAACGGAAGGCGGCAATTTATGCGGCAGCGTAAGAGGATGGCAAGGATTGAAAACGAGTTTGGTAGTCTCGGGAGGCTGTGATAAGCAAGTAAAAGTATGGGATCTCGAAACTGG GCAATGTATCCACTCTCTCCCCGGGCATACATCTACTATCCGGTGTATCAAAGTCCTCCCGCACCGCCCGATCGCCGTCTCCGGATCCCGCGATTATACCCTCCGCGTATGGGATATCCAGCGTGGAAAATGTTTGCATACCCTGCGCGGACACACGAAGAGTGTGCGGTGTGTAGAAGTTTGGGGGAATATGGCTGTTTCAGGGAGTTATGATAACACCGCCAAG CTGTGGAACCTCGATACAGGCGAATGCCTCCAAACATTCACCGGCCACTACTCTCAAATCTACTCCATCGCATTCAACGGTTCCCTCGTCATCACCGGCTCCCTCGACTCCACCGTCCGCGTCTGGTCCCCCACCACGGGCGAATGCCTCGCCCTCCTCCAGGGCCATACTGCGCTCGTCGGGCAACTCCAACTGTCCGGCACGACACTCGTCACAGGCGGTTCCGACGGCCGTGTCATCCTATTCGACCTCTCCTCCATGTCATGCATCCACCGCCTCTGCGCCCACGATAACAGCGTCACGTGTCTACAGTTTGATAAGCGATTCATCGTTTCCGGCGGCAACGACGGAAGAGTCAAACTGTGGGATGTGAAGACGGGCGAGTTTGTGAGAGAGTTGACGAAACCGTGTGATGCGGTTTGGAGGACGAGTTTTAGAGGCGAGAGGATTGTCGTGCTCTGTCAGCGAGAGGGAAGGACGTGTTTGGAAATCGTCAGTTTCAGACCGGGAGAGGGCGAGAGAAGAGCCACGGGCAGGTGA